One Kribbella sp. NBC_00662 genomic region harbors:
- the rplR gene encoding 50S ribosomal protein L18, whose translation MAIGLRPHKHSAKKTASRLRRQIRVRKKISGTAERPRLVVTKSSRHLFVQVIDDVAGKTLVSASTMEADLRGAEANKTDKAKTVGGLIADRAKAAGIDSVVFDRAGNKYQGRIAALADAAREGGLGF comes from the coding sequence ATGGCGATCGGACTGCGTCCGCACAAGCACTCCGCCAAGAAGACGGCCTCCCGGCTGCGTCGGCAGATCCGGGTCCGGAAGAAGATCAGCGGCACGGCCGAGCGGCCGCGGCTGGTGGTCACCAAGTCCTCGAGGCACCTGTTCGTTCAGGTCATCGACGACGTGGCCGGCAAGACGCTGGTCTCCGCCTCCACCATGGAGGCCGACCTGCGCGGCGCCGAGGCCAACAAGACCGACAAGGCCAAGACCGTCGGCGGCCTGATCGCCGACCGGGCCAAGGCTGCCGGGATCGACTCGGTCGTGTTCGACCGGGCCGGGAACAAGTACCAGGGCCGCATCGCAGCCCTGGCCGACGCCGCCCGCGAGGGCGGGCTCGGGTTCTGA
- the rplF gene encoding 50S ribosomal protein L6 → MSRIGKLPVTVPSGVDVTIDGQTVTVKGPKGQLSHVVAEPIAVNRDEDGAIAVTRPDDQRKSKELHGLSRTLIANLVTGVTDGYEKKLEIVGVGYRVLSKGPTQLEFSLGYSHTITVDAPEGITFNVEAPTRFSVIGIDKQSVGEVAANIRKLRKPEPYKGKGVRYAGEQVRRKVGKAGK, encoded by the coding sequence ATGTCTCGCATCGGTAAGCTCCCGGTCACGGTCCCGTCCGGCGTCGACGTCACGATCGACGGCCAGACGGTCACTGTGAAGGGTCCGAAGGGTCAGCTGTCGCACGTCGTCGCTGAGCCGATCGCGGTCAACCGCGACGAGGACGGCGCGATCGCCGTCACCCGTCCGGACGACCAGCGCAAGAGCAAGGAACTGCACGGTCTGTCCCGCACCCTGATCGCGAACCTGGTCACGGGTGTCACGGACGGCTACGAGAAGAAGCTCGAGATCGTCGGCGTCGGGTACCGCGTCCTGTCCAAGGGACCGACCCAGCTGGAGTTCTCGCTCGGGTACAGCCACACCATCACGGTGGACGCGCCGGAAGGCATCACGTTCAACGTGGAGGCGCCGACCCGGTTCTCGGTGATCGGCATCGACAAGCAGTCGGTCGGTGAGGTCGCCGCCAACATCCGCAAGCTGCGTAAGCCCGAGCCGTACAAGGGCAAGGGTGTGCGGTACGCCGGCGAGCAGGTGCGCCGCAAGGTCGGAAAGGCTGGTAAGTAA
- the rpsH gene encoding 30S ribosomal protein S8: MTMTDPIADMLTRLRNANQAYHESTAMPYSKIKQGIADILQQEGYIASYKVEEPKEGAVGKTLIVDLKFGPSRERSIAGVRRISKPGLRVYAKSTSLPKVLGGLGVAIISTSQGLLTDRQAKNKGVGGEVLAYVW, encoded by the coding sequence ATGACGATGACCGACCCGATCGCAGACATGTTGACGCGTCTGCGGAACGCCAACCAGGCGTACCACGAGTCGACCGCGATGCCGTACAGCAAGATCAAGCAGGGTATCGCCGACATTCTCCAGCAGGAGGGCTACATCGCCTCCTACAAGGTGGAGGAGCCCAAGGAGGGCGCCGTCGGCAAGACCCTCATCGTGGACCTCAAGTTCGGCCCGAGCCGGGAGCGCTCCATTGCGGGCGTACGCCGGATCAGCAAGCCGGGCCTGCGGGTCTACGCGAAGTCGACCAGCCTGCCCAAGGTCCTCGGTGGCCTGGGCGTCGCGATCATCTCGACGTCCCAGGGACTGCTGACCGACCGTCAGGCAAAGAACAAGGGCGTCGGCGGGGAAGTCCTCGCCTACGTCTGGTGA
- a CDS encoding type Z 30S ribosomal protein S14: MAKTALKVKQARKPKFAVRGYTRCQRCGRPKAVFRKFGLCRICLREMAHRGELPGVTKSSW, from the coding sequence GTGGCGAAGACAGCACTCAAGGTCAAGCAGGCCCGGAAGCCGAAGTTCGCGGTGCGTGGCTACACGCGCTGCCAGCGCTGCGGCCGGCCGAAGGCGGTCTTCCGCAAGTTCGGCCTGTGCCGGATCTGCCTGCGGGAGATGGCGCACCGGGGCGAGCTGCCCGGTGTGACCAAGTCCAGCTGGTGA
- the rplE gene encoding 50S ribosomal protein L5 encodes MSTAVTETKVQPRLKTKYREEIVGKLQDEFKYANVMQVPGLTKIVVNMGVGEAARDSKLIEGAVKDLAAITGQKAQVTKARKSIAQFKLREGMPIGAHVTLRGDRMWEFLDRLLALALPRIRDFRGLSPKQFDGTGNYTFGLTEQVMFHEINQDRIDRVRGMDITVVTTAKNDDEGRALLRALGFPFKEN; translated from the coding sequence ATGAGCACCGCAGTAACCGAGACCAAGGTCCAGCCGCGGCTGAAGACGAAGTACCGCGAGGAGATCGTCGGCAAGCTGCAGGACGAGTTCAAGTACGCCAACGTCATGCAGGTGCCCGGGCTCACCAAGATCGTGGTGAACATGGGCGTCGGCGAGGCGGCGCGTGACTCCAAGCTGATCGAGGGCGCGGTGAAGGACCTGGCCGCGATCACCGGCCAGAAGGCCCAGGTCACCAAGGCCCGCAAGTCGATCGCGCAGTTCAAGCTGCGCGAGGGGATGCCGATCGGCGCCCACGTGACGCTGCGCGGCGACCGGATGTGGGAGTTCCTGGACCGGCTGCTGGCGCTCGCGCTGCCCCGGATCCGCGACTTCCGCGGCCTGTCCCCGAAGCAGTTCGACGGCACCGGGAACTACACCTTCGGTCTGACCGAGCAGGTGATGTTCCACGAGATCAACCAGGACCGCATCGACCGGGTCCGGGGTATGGACATCACCGTGGTGACCACCGCGAAGAACGACGACGAGGGTCGGGCCCTGCTGCGGGCGCTCGGCTTCCCGTTCAAGGAGAACTGA
- the rplX gene encoding 50S ribosomal protein L24: MAQQKKLHVKKGDQVRVIAGKSKGLEGKIIQVFPDDEKVIVEGVNRVKKHTKVQQAQRGGTTGGIVTQEAPIHVSNVALLVEVEKDGKKQKVTTRVGYNRVEVQKRRPDGSTYTGFRSVRIARRTGEEI; encoded by the coding sequence ATGGCCCAGCAGAAGAAGCTGCACGTGAAGAAGGGCGATCAGGTTCGTGTGATCGCCGGTAAGTCCAAGGGCCTCGAGGGCAAGATCATCCAGGTCTTCCCCGACGACGAGAAGGTCATCGTCGAGGGCGTCAACCGGGTGAAGAAGCACACCAAGGTGCAGCAGGCCCAGCGCGGCGGCACCACCGGTGGCATCGTCACCCAGGAGGCCCCGATCCACGTCTCGAACGTGGCGCTTCTGGTCGAGGTCGAGAAGGACGGCAAGAAGCAGAAGGTGACCACCCGCGTCGGCTACAACCGCGTCGAGGTGCAGAAGCGCCGTCCCGACGGCTCGACGTACACCGGTTTCCGGAGCGTCCGGATCGCCCGGCGTACCGGCGAGGAGATCTGA
- the rplN gene encoding 50S ribosomal protein L14 — MIQQESRLKVADNTGAKEILCIRVLGGSGRRYAGVGDTIVATVKDAIPGGGVKKGDVVKAVVVRTVKERRRPDGSYIRFDENAAVILKADGEPRGTRIFGPVGRELREKRFMKIISLAPEVL; from the coding sequence ATGATCCAGCAGGAGTCGCGACTGAAGGTCGCCGACAACACGGGTGCCAAGGAGATCTTGTGCATCCGCGTTCTCGGTGGCTCCGGTCGGCGCTACGCCGGTGTCGGTGACACGATCGTCGCCACCGTCAAGGACGCGATCCCCGGCGGCGGTGTGAAGAAGGGTGACGTCGTGAAGGCGGTCGTCGTGCGGACCGTGAAGGAGCGCCGGCGTCCGGACGGCTCCTACATCCGCTTCGACGAGAACGCCGCGGTGATCCTGAAGGCCGACGGCGAGCCGCGCGGCACCCGTATCTTCGGGCCGGTCGGCCGGGAGCTGCGGGAGAAGCGCTTCATGAAGATCATCTCGCTCGCGCCGGAGGTGCTCTGA
- the rpsQ gene encoding 30S ribosomal protein S17, giving the protein MTENVKDETVSTTTEARGRRKTREGLVLSDKMDKTVTVEVEDRVKHKLYGKVIRRTSKLKAHDEQNAAGIGDRVLLMETRPLSATKRWRVVEILEKAK; this is encoded by the coding sequence ATGACCGAGAACGTGAAGGACGAGACCGTGAGCACGACCACCGAGGCGCGAGGCCGCCGCAAGACCCGTGAGGGTCTGGTGCTGAGCGACAAGATGGACAAGACCGTCACCGTCGAGGTCGAGGACCGGGTCAAGCACAAGCTGTACGGCAAGGTCATCCGGCGGACGAGCAAGCTCAAGGCGCACGACGAGCAGAACGCCGCCGGTATCGGCGACCGCGTCCTCCTGATGGAGACCCGGCCGCTGTCGGCGACCAAGCGCTGGCGCGTCGTCGAGATTCTCGAGAAGGCCAAGTAG
- the rpmC gene encoding 50S ribosomal protein L29 has product MATLTAAELRNLGRDELMTKLGEAKEELFNLRFQAATGQLESHGRLRAVRKDIARIYTVLSERALGITEEVDAPVAEAEADETADDSEKANA; this is encoded by the coding sequence ATGGCTACCCTGACCGCCGCCGAGCTGCGGAACCTCGGGCGGGACGAGCTGATGACCAAGCTCGGTGAAGCCAAGGAGGAGCTGTTCAACCTCCGGTTCCAGGCTGCCACGGGCCAGCTGGAGTCCCACGGCCGGCTGCGCGCCGTCCGCAAGGACATCGCCCGCATCTACACGGTGCTGTCCGAGCGTGCGCTCGGTATCACCGAGGAGGTCGACGCCCCGGTTGCCGAGGCAGAGGCCGACGAGACTGCGGACGACAGTGAGAAGGCCAACGCATGA
- the rplP gene encoding 50S ribosomal protein L16, whose product MLIPRKVKHRKQHHPKRTGAAKGGTTLAFGDFGIQALESHYVTNRQIEAARIAMTRHIKRGGKVWINIYPDRPLTKKPAETRMGSGKGSPEWWIANVKAGRVLFELSGVPEDIAREAMRRAIHKLPMKCRFITREAGEN is encoded by the coding sequence ATGCTCATCCCCCGCAAGGTCAAGCACCGCAAGCAGCACCACCCCAAGCGCACCGGCGCTGCCAAGGGTGGTACGACGCTGGCCTTCGGTGACTTCGGCATCCAGGCGCTGGAGAGCCACTACGTCACCAACCGGCAGATCGAGGCCGCGCGTATCGCGATGACCCGGCACATCAAGCGTGGCGGCAAGGTGTGGATCAACATCTACCCGGACCGTCCGCTGACCAAGAAGCCTGCCGAGACCCGGATGGGTTCCGGTAAGGGTTCGCCGGAGTGGTGGATCGCCAACGTCAAGGCGGGTCGCGTGCTGTTCGAGCTCTCCGGCGTACCGGAGGACATCGCTCGCGAGGCCATGCGCCGCGCGATCCACAAGTTGCCGATGAAGTGCCGCTTCATCACCCGAGAGGCAGGTGAGAACTGA